Below is a window of Acanthochromis polyacanthus isolate Apoly-LR-REF ecotype Palm Island chromosome 15, KAUST_Apoly_ChrSc, whole genome shotgun sequence DNA.
TTTAATTCAAACAGGCTTGAATCTCAAGGGAGGATTTGTTCCTTCTGAGCAGCACGTGCAGTCGATATTGCAAAAAAGCACAGCATGTAAATCTAGGACACGCAGTCGCCCCAGGATAGGTAAATTAAGTCAAATCAGGAAAAAGAGGGGGGatatgtattgtttttgttcccAAACATCCACAGCTCACTTGAGGTTTGTTTATGAAAGTGTGGAAATTGTTTTATTCTTGGCAGTGAGTCAAGACTCAGAGAAACCTAAAATTCTTGTCTCCCATCTCAGATTTTCTCAGGCCAAACATTAAGACACATCAGCTTTGATCTGCTAATGTCTGCCACCTCCGTCGGGTCAGCCTTCAGGATAAACTGTGGTTTCGGTTAACTTAGCTGTAGGATCAGTGTAGCTGCTTAACCTTTGACAAAAAACGTGTCTTAGAGTCGCTATGACACCACTAACAGCAGAAAACTGCTCCCAACTCTGCAGTAATAACACCCTCGGGATTTCTTAGCGCCTTTCCTTCTCTGTCAACACTCAGCACCTGCCAGCACAGCTCAAATATCCATCAGCTACCAGCACGGACACGCGGCTAAGGCTGCAACACTCTGCAATACGAACTAAAGCTGACTGGTCAGCCAGCGCAGTGGCATAACAGGCCCTCCAACGGGGCAAATGATACAATCAGACAGCCTGTGGGATCAGTTTTCTTTGACCCTTGTGGTTGTCATAACTAGCTCTAGTACAGCTCATACCAGATACACATTAGGTCATGGCTTGTAACCAAAACCTATTGAAAGTATATTGTAATGAAGCCTTTTTGTGGGCAATGGAAACACTGAATGGTACTAATAACTGCTCTTGGTGACCAGATACTTACAGGCAGAAAGCTGATCCGCTGCACAGTCGACCGAAACATCACATGCCTGCAAGAAtaggagagaagagaggagggggggTTGGCTgtcaaaaaagagagagaagaacaaTGAGTGGAAGagtgagagaagaaaagaataAGGCCATGAATGAtcagagggagagaaaatgagagagcaGGTTGGTGATTGCTCCTCCATCTTTGAGCTGCAAGGAAATGAGAGAGGGAAGGAGACGTCGGATGAGGAGGAAGGATTCGGCAATCAAGGGGTGATTCATGGCTCGTCTGCTCTGCTGTGATCTGGGAACTGAAGAGAGGCTGTTTGTTGAGTGCTTACTTGCAAGGAATCTTCTCCACTGGCTTCACTGTTACATTGTAGTCGCATGGTGAAGTGTTTATGTCCTGGCAAAGGGAACAAAAGTAAAGAAGTGCTTAAATATATATGACAGTATCGCCATGTGAGttcttttgttgtattttttggcTACTGTGTTACATTGCCAGCAACTTCTTCAAAGAGTTGTGTTCGCAGTCTGCTGTTTGTGCATTCTGAAGATCACCTACTGTACTTTAAGAGAAGTACTGGTAATAATTAGATGCTAGGTCCAAGTATACTGTTAAAGCAGTTAATAAATACTGGTGAAGTAAATTACACCCTCAGGCGAAGAAATACAAGGACAGAGGAAGCGTAGACATCTGTGATTAAACAGAACAACAGTTTTTGCTTACAATATCTTCAGATTTAATGCTAATGACAAACTTTCTGCCATGAACGCAATAAGTTGTCAAATTATTGTTTTCATACTGCACACTGCAGCCATTTGTGGACCATGACATTGCAACAATAATACAACATACAGTAAGGTTTATACCTTCTGCACGTTAAATGAAGAGCTAACATTTTGAGACATACACATATTTGCTTTCTCTCCGAGAGTTAAATAATCATTGAATTACTCTCATGTCTGTAAATGAGGTACAGAATTTGCAGCAGGGAGTGAATAGCCTAGCCTAGCTTCAACGTAAAAGGAAACACCTGGCCTGGTGCTATCCAAAGTTCCAAAACACCAATAAAATTCCTGACCGTAATAGAAATGTAAATActgatatttgtgtttttaaaagggAGTTATGTGGTGCAACTATTTCTATTTGAAAAACACATGACTAAAGCTTCCAAATATCTTGCCACCTCAAATAAGTTGTTATGATTTCCACAGGGACCACAACCTTGACCTCATACCCAAATGTCACAGCCCACAAGAGGCACTGCACAGAAGTACTGTGTGGATGGACCATGGACTGTACATTATGGACAAATCCTACATCACTTCGCTGATAGTAACTCCTCCCTAGCACTGTTAGTGGTCCAAATCCACAGTGTACATTTATTGACCTGAGGTTGCTAACAACAATCTCATCTAATGCTCAGAAAGAACACTAAAAGTGCATCTATATGTGGTGAAATACATGTGCCAAAAGGATCAGTAAAGTTCCTGTTTGAATGCTACCTTGTCTCTGATTCCCAGGGTGATGATGTCAGGTCGGGGGCAGTTTTTGAAAGAGTAGGATGCCTGGTTCCTCAGGACTTCCTGAGTGCAGTCGATGTAGTCATATGCCCCGGGAAGCAGCAGATCGCCCTTACACACACCCAGAGTCTGGGCTTTCCTGCCCACACCTTTGAAACCATAAGTCTTTCTTACAGGGTTCAGTTCAGCTTCTTCAATGAAGTCCCAGATGTGATAGGCGCCTGGGTTGGGTGTATCCTGGACAAGGGGAGAAGTTTAAGGAATCTTTGACCCACATCACTTGGTGTTGGGATGAACACGTTACTATTCGGTCAGCATGTTGTAGCCATGACTGCATTACTGAGTGACTTTACTTTCACCCTCAGCTTTTGTcaggtactttttttttttgctataatTCTGTATTCACTGATTAGCAATATTGTAGTTAAATCTTCTGAccattttaagcattttaagacaataaaatgtttgTCTAAGTAGAGCTACTAGTATCTACATTACATAAATGTACTGTACTGTAAACAGCACAGTCTGTGGTTCCTGGCCTCACCAGTCTCCCTCATGTCTGTTGTTCCCTTAtgtattgtttgtctgtttatctgtgctgtacttttctttttctccccaGTATTCTCTCCCTGACTGGTTGAGGCAAATAACTGTCCTCACTGAGGCTGGTTCTGCTTCAGGTTTCTCACTGTTAAAGTGAGTTTCTTCTCACGGTTTCCCAAAATGCTGCCCAAAGGGAAGCAttaggtttgttttttgtctgtagaATATGAAATTGTAAGTTCTTTATtagaggctgcacagtggcttggtgatTTGTACTtgcgccttgcagctagaagatccccgatttgcatcccagccttcctgggatctttctacatggagtttgcatgttctctttgtgcatgcgtgggttttctcctggtactctggcttcctcccacagaccaaaatatgctcaggttaattggtgactctaaattgtctgcaaGTGTGATtctttgtctctgtatgtagccctgtgatagagtggtgacctgtccagggtgtcccctaggTTTAGATTAAGTGAGCAGGGATAAACTTCCAACCAACCAGACTTCAGGCACCCTAatgatgaagcggtgtatagataatggatggatggattgaagTTCTTCATCTTACTATAGGAAGTGCCTTTAGATGACTTATGCAGGAATTAGCTctgtataaatgaaaataaatcgAAGCTAATTGAATTAGCCACCGTGCACTGAGCTCCTGCAGGAAATAGATGCCACTCACCAGTTATTTATGCTATGTGCAGTTTCACAGTTAACCTTGTATCTACTCTGGAAACTGTTGCCATCTGCCTCTTTGTTGCCACAACTCCTGTTTTGTAAATCATTATTAATAGACAGTTGAGGCTGTGACCTTATTGGCTCTAggtcacatggtcagaagtgaCCAATCAAAAGTTCTTTGCTGCAATGATACCAAACTTTAGACTCATCTTAATTACTCAGTTTAAACTTTCTGGAAGATGATGTGTCATAAGAGAGTGTTTGTTCATTTGAAAGCTGCATGAATACCTTGTATGAAAACCAAAAATCCAAACCTGTGCACAATTAACAGTGTAGCCTGAGAAATGGGATCACTTTAAGATAAACCAGTAATTAATTCTGTCTGCTTGCTATCACCATGAATGCACTGTGAACTCGCTGCAGTAAAAGCGCCCAAATTTGTTTTTGGCAGACAGCACACTTTGGAAAGAGACAATGAGATAGTGCTGTGCAATAAAAGCCATTAATGGAAAAACAATAGACATCAGGAGAACATGATATGTTTATGAGGCTCTGCTCTGCTGTATTGTGCTCTAATCAGAGCAACTGGAGGCTACCTGAAGAGTGCTACAGTAGCTGCACATGGGTTCATGGCTGGATTAACCTGTGGATGGTTCACCACAGCAAAAATTATTAACTGAGTAGTTgaagttaaagaaaaatatttggcCTCAATATTGGTAATGGTTTAAacttttaaaccatttttagcaaaaatgccccaaattGTCTAGAGCCATTGTTTTAGGGTAGTTTTGAgggtttttatttaaagaaagaaaattattataGTAACCTCAatatgttttggttttcttgTTAGATGATAAACACAAATTGAGATTCAGGTGGTAAACGTACCTTTATTACTATTTTCTGATACTGTACAACcttgaaaatctatttttaaagagcttcttatttttttttaaaccttgttAAACTGTCGTTTGCATATactggaagacacatcatgaatGAAAAAAGCAGTCAGCACCATGGCAGGGCCTATTTACCTTGAAACTGCACCAATATGTACCAATGAAAGTCTCAAagacagattcagacttccacaGTAAGATATGTAGCAAACCTGTGGAACCAGTCCTGTCAGTTTTCAGGGTGgaactttctgtatcattattctagacctacacacatggacaaaattgttggtacccctcagttaaagaaggaaaaacccacaattctcactgaaatcacttgaaactcacaaaagtaacaataaataaaaatttattgaaaattaaataatcaaaaacagccattacttttgaattgttgattaacataattatttaaaaaaacaaactaatgaaacaggcctggacaaaaatgatggtacctctataaaagattgaaaactatttgaccagagtgacatgattaactcaggtgtgtcatttaattgacatcacaggtgtttccaaactcataatcagtcagtctgcctatttaaagggagacaagtagtcaccctgctgtttggtgaaaaggtgtgtaccacactgaacatggacaacagaaagcgaaggagagaattgtcccaggacatccaaaaaaaaatgatagacaaacatcttaaaggtaaaggctataagaccatctctaaacagcttgaagttcctgtgacaacagtggctcatattattcagaagttcaagacccacgggacaatagccaacctccctggacgtggccgcaagaggaaaattgatgacaaattgaagagacggatcgttggaattgtatccaaagagcccagagcaacctccaaagaaattaaaggtgaactccaaggccaaggtacatcagtgttagatcgcaccattcgtcgttgtttgagccaaagtggacttcatgggagacgaccaaggaggacaccactgctgaaaaaaactcataaaaaagcgagactggaatttgcaaaaatgcatgttgacaagccacaaagcttctgggagaatgtcctttggacagatgagaccaaactggagctttttggtaaggcacatcaactctatgttcatagactcaaaaaccaagcatacgaagaaaagaacactgtccctacggtgaaacatggaggaggctcagtaatgttttggggctgctttgctgcatctggcacagggtgtcttgaaagtgtgcaaggtacgatgaaatctgaagactatcaaggcattctggagagaaatgtgctgcctagtgtcagaaagcttggtctcagtcgcaggtcatgggtcttccaacaggacaaccatccaaaacacacagccaaaaacacccaagaatggctgagagaaaagcgttggactattctaaagtggccttctatgagcccagatgtgaatcccattgaacatatgtggaaggagctgaaacatgccatttggagaagacacccatcaaacctgagacaactggagctgtttgctcatgaggagtgggccaaaatacctgttgacagctgcagaacgctcattgacaaatacagaaatcgtttaattgcagtgattgcctcaaaaggttgtgcaacaaaatattaagttatgggtaccatcatttttgtccagccctatttcattagtttgtttttttaaataattatgttaatcaacaattcaaaagtgatggctgattttgattatttaattttcagtaaatttttatttattgttacttttgtgagtttcaagtgatttcagtgagaattgtgggtttttccttctttaactgaggggtaccaacaattttgtccacgtgtgtacgcaTTCTAAGACGGTAATGGTATTgggttacatctaagccattttatgGCAGGGAGGGaacattttcaaggaaaaaatTGACTCAAACTCATATCTTTGATAAAGACAGATACATTTTGAGAGTTTAAATCAACAACCAGATACgaaatttgaataaaataagtGATGTTCcattgcctggaaaatccatactgactttatttatgtattaatttaaatacaaataaaggcagtctggcattgtgatgataggagacgatttcaaaaaggaggggctaacaaatgcagcttgaacgagaaagaaccaatcagcttaACACGGATGTgatgcacaaacaaatcgaccttgaagtccatgtagtccaaacagcaatggcatgcagccgagaaagtgtcgcggtgaatgattactgccatttttgtcacaaaaatctgcgaatacatggggtactctcaagtacaacacttatttttgaaaaggctacgcaacaaaagactccttccgatcgattagcggtgttaggaataactttgttaatgtttgtgtttggttacgggaggtgcgcaggtgttttatgggtaatccaggccctgaagatgatgcagcattaactcccgcctcccgtgctatgattggtcctaccaaactttcccgggagggaaacgcgattcagttcgtccaatgccaaactgattctcctgtatctcctaacatggagataggagattacatggagattcagtttggattttccaagctagatGTTCCAGACTCAGTAGTTCTGTGGGGCATTAATACTATCTTGTAGAAAATTTTCTGTGGGGTAATTGCTtgacacacagaacaaaaaaagagtAATTTGATGAAACATAACAACAAGGACCAAGAGTTCAATATAAACCGAAACAGTTAATATCTTAAAATGTTTCCTATGATGCTGATGTTGAGCTTCAGTGGAGCAAATTCTCCAAAAAAGTTGCACTTGATTAAATTACATCTACCCAAATGGTAATAGAACCTTTCATGTGCTAGCGGGCCACTTCAAAGTGACAAACTAGTGGCAAGTGTTTGGGCCTGCCCTGAAGCTGGTGTAGCAGCCAGTCCTCAACAGACAGGCTGTGAAACCATGCTGCTGTACGACACCTACTTTCAGTGTTCCCAGCCACCAGCTCCCCCGGCCACACAGGTCCACCTTGTCATCACCCTGCAGATAAGAACAAGATACAAGATGAGACACAACTGATTGTTTCTGCTGCGATGCCAAGAATGTGTTGATGCATTTCCTACATCATGTGCTCTACCATTCTCCTCATTAAGCACACAGCGCCAATGGCTTTAAGGATTGAGCCTTACCTTTTCTCTTCTGTTACAACCCCTGGACATGTCAGTGACTTCACAGATGACTTTGTATTTTCATGCGCTCACATCCTGCACTGTACTCATTGTCGTACACTATCTGCTGCTCAGGGGATCCAGTGACACCTGACCACCATTAAAACTGTGACTGTTACTATAGCAGCGACTCCGCTATCGATCAATTTTTCAACAAGCTGGCCTGGTAGAGGGCTAAAATTAGACTCTCCAACCAGTTTGCCTGAGAGTAAGACACAATGGTAAGGCAGCACCGACGCACAGACTGTACATTCTTTCATTAGCATCCCATCATGTGATATTTGGAAGAATGCTGAGTAtatacagataaaacatttaagcACGGCAAGGCAAACTACAGTCaagttcaaaacaaaacaaatggcatgTCTGACTGTTCAGTGTCTTCAGGTGAAAGGAAAGGTAACACAGTTGAAAACACTTCAGGTTTGAAATGGAATGCCTTGAGAAATTCTTCTAAACTAACCCGCTGCTCTGTGTATGAAGCTATAAGTATCTTACCTCTCGTAGCATATTGGAGTATGGTGTCAGGTACAAGCcacacactcacagaaacacactctctctctttcagtgCAGCTGAACCTAAAACCATCACCCGGAGTGAAAATCTCGCTCTGGGAGCAAAAGCGCAACATTCAGCCTTGTTGCCAGGCTACCTGTAACACATGGTTCGAAGAAAGCAAGAATTCATGTTTACTCTGCTTGTCAAGGACGTCTCATGTGACCTGAGAGTACCTGAGGAGACACACTCAACGAACACACAGAGAGCACACAAGCAGCAAAGAGGCTGTTGTCTGTTGATGTACATTCTGCCTTCGTGCGTCTGGACAATGCATGAATGCAGCAGAGGACAGACACTGTGGTTACATGTGGGAGAGATATGTAATTAACTTTTTATAAGGAGACTGTGACAACACTTCAATCGCAAGTATTTTAAGTCTTGTGATAACTGGTTTTGACAAGGTGAGAGGCACTTGTGTCATCGATTCACACCTGAAATGGCtctctgtgttctttttttattctgtgcCTTGAAGTGAAGCCACTGCAGAGTAAAAAGAAGATTCCACTAAGATTCAAATCATATCAAGGGAACAGCAATGAAATTACCTTCGTGGTGTACAAGTTGTTACCTCAGTGCATTTTTGAATGCTCTAAATGTTTAAACATGCCTCCACTGGGAGCTCTGAATGACATGCATGACTGACCAAGCCATAAACAACCTCAGCCCATGTTACTCCCGACGGACAGTCAAAACCATCACATAACTTCAGATACAAagggtgttttttctttcccaGATTTGTTGTACAGTGCTAATTCAGTCCCTGCATAGGATGAAGAGGCACAAACCAAAGGTAGCTCACATAAAACTGACAcgggaggcagagcagaggtcCACAATAGAGCTTTATTTTGTCATTCATCAAAATAACAAACTTAGTATCTCTGCAAGCTACTGTAACAAACTcaatcagaaaacaaacaaaaaacccaaaacaggTACACCTCTATTTACACTGGTTTTTGATGTACGCTCAATCGCCTTCACCTCGTGACTAGGGGCAAATACCGAGTAAGACATGAGACAGTCGGCGTCTACATGGTGCTGCGCCAACAGTAGCAGACAACACATGGCCTATGTAGTCAGAAAGGGAGCTGGACAGTTCAAGGCTAATCTAATGTGGAGGGCCATTGTGTGCACTTCAAAATAGAAGCCTTTGATCCCACTCAGTGCTTTTAATGACAATACAGATCTGATCTGATCTTATCTGAACATTAAGAGGCATTGGCTGATGCTCCTCAGTGCTTTTGGAATTTAACAGGGGACACTTTCAATTAGTAAACATTCCATGTGTATTCTAAGCAACAAGAAAAAGATCCTATCAAAACTGGAGCATCCAGCCCTCAGTACAAAAATGGGAATTATTACAGGGTATACAAACTCAGGGATCCATTATAACtgagaaaacaagacaattttCAAATCTGGGTAGATTGTAAATTTTATtggaaaacaaaaatttacaacTTGGAATGGATTATTTGAGGCATGACCAGaggtcattaaaaaaaagaaaggaaagaaaagtaaaagtagtgagtaaaacattaaaaagcataAGATTAGTCATTTTCTGGTATATAGAACAGCAGATACAAAAAGAGTTTGTACGAGTACCTAGGAGATACACccgtgtcattttttttgcagtagtgCAATGCTGAGATTTCCATATATACTTTGTCCGTAGTCCATGCAGAGTTTCAACTCCTCTACATTGTTTCCATGCCAACAGTGTTGCCAAGTGACAACCAGCTGACAGGTTTCCAATGTCGCCATGCGTGGAGGGGCCCCGAGCACACAAGACAGGAAGATTCGAAGTTCTCCGGCTCCCAGGGGCCTCCACGGGCATCTGGTTGTATGACCGTTCCGTCACTCCAAAACACCATGACAGCAAAAGAAAGGGACATGGGGACAAGAGCCTATGCAGTTTACATGCAGTTCCTTTGGACAGCAGAAGGGGCAGGGACGAATGGGGGCTATTAAGATTTTACAGataaattacacaaagaaaaaaaggcaaattatttATATACGAAATCTGTACAAGGCCTTCACTTCGCCGTCATCATTTGTACGAACTCTGCAGGGAaaagaaagggagaaaaaaaaaatgttgcagctAATAATATATTGAATGAGGGAACCAAACAGATTTACGATGAAAAGCAGCATCTACCAACCTTCATAGTTGACCTGTCCATCTCCATCAATGTCTGCTTCTCTGATCATTTCATCAACTTCTTCGTCAGTCAGCTTCTCCCCAAGGTTTGTCATCACATGGCGCAACTCAGCAGCACTGATGTACCCATTGCCATCCTGAACATGAAATCAGTCAGTAAATACTTTCTCAAACTGCTGGGCATATGCATGCGTTTGTGAGGGCAGGCAGTATTTACCTTGTCAAAGACACGGAATGCTTCTCTGATCTCTTCCTCGCTGTCTGTGTCCTTCATCTTCCTGGCCATCATGGTCAAGAACTCTGGGAAGTCTATCGTTCCATTTCCTGatgacaggaaaaagaaaagatttttttttttttttttttttttaaaggcattgaCATCCAGCACAGCGAT
It encodes the following:
- the stpg4 gene encoding protein STPG4 isoform X3; its protein translation is MSRGCNRREKGDDKVDLCGRGSWWLGTLKDTPNPGAYHIWDFIEEAELNPVRKTYGFKGVGRKAQTLGVCKGDLLLPGAYDYIDCTQEVLRNQASYSFKNCPRPDIITLGIRDKDINTSPCDYNVTVKPVEKIPCKHVMFRSTVQRISFLPPEPFRSP
- the stpg4 gene encoding protein STPG4 isoform X2, translating into MSRGCNRREKGDDKVDLCGRGSWWLGTLKDTPNPGAYHIWDFIEEAELNPVRKTYGFKGVGRKAQTLGVCKGDLLLPGAYDYIDCTQEVLRNQASYSFKNCPRPDIITLGIRDKDINTSPCDYNVTVKPVEKIPCKHVMFRSTVQRISFLPKTPGPGAYEPYWKWSDYGGHRPLI
- the stpg4 gene encoding protein STPG4 isoform X1 gives rise to the protein MSRGCNRREKGDDKVDLCGRGSWWLGTLKDTPNPGAYHIWDFIEEAELNPVRKTYGFKGVGRKAQTLGVCKGDLLLPGAYDYIDCTQEVLRNQASYSFKNCPRPDIITLGIRDKDINTSPCDYNVTVKPVEKIPCKHVMFRSTVQRISFLPKKGPAPCHYNPQTRPAKGITSCFKSTLPRLHSVNSKTPGPGAYEPYWKWSDYGGHRPLI
- the calm2a gene encoding calmodulin 2a (phosphorylase kinase, delta), translated to MADQLTEEQIAEFKEAFSLFDKDGDGTITTKELGTVMRSLGQNPTEAELQDMINEVDADGNGTIDFPEFLTMMARKMKDTDSEEEIREAFRVFDKDGNGYISAAELRHVMTNLGEKLTDEEVDEMIREADIDGDGQVNYEEFVQMMTAK